One window from the genome of uncultured Tateyamaria sp. encodes:
- a CDS encoding FAD-binding oxidoreductase, translated as MNLDAAKAALAHLDIDEKETSIRAASRDFFWYSPVLKDRLDHVVADFVVRPRNEAEVIEILRVCYQHDVPVTTRGAGTGNYGQAMPLEGGCVMHLRWMDQVKEVHPGRVIVEPGCLLKDLDSVCKEQSGQEIRMFSSTWATATIGGFIAGGSGGVGSCTWGSLRDLGNIIRLRVVTMEEEPRVLEFRGEELARVSHAYGTNGIITEIEMPLAPAYDWVEMFVKTTDFMAAARFAEDLANEDGILIKLATVFEAPIAKDYFQRVARHVEATDNLIGLMVAPHSMDGFETFLGRRPEMDLIYRSDDHTWDRAPGMVFEYGWNHTTLRALKVDPSITYLQVRYGYPQHLALIEKMRDALSPEVLQHLEVLKEGGKVMFAGLSLVKFTTEERLDEIVKMHEDAGAMIFNPHRYTLEEGGRQTVDDRQLRFKQEADPKGLLNPGKMIAWDDPDFDFAKMYAYPKMQIAE; from the coding sequence ATGAACCTTGACGCCGCCAAAGCCGCCCTTGCCCATCTGGACATTGATGAGAAGGAAACGAGTATCCGCGCCGCCTCGCGCGATTTCTTCTGGTACTCGCCTGTGCTCAAGGATCGGCTCGACCATGTGGTGGCGGATTTTGTGGTGCGCCCAAGGAACGAGGCCGAGGTGATCGAAATCCTCAGGGTCTGTTACCAACACGACGTACCTGTCACCACGCGCGGCGCGGGCACGGGCAACTACGGACAGGCCATGCCGCTTGAGGGTGGGTGCGTGATGCACCTGCGCTGGATGGATCAGGTCAAGGAGGTGCATCCGGGCCGTGTGATCGTCGAGCCGGGCTGTCTGCTTAAGGATCTTGATTCGGTGTGCAAGGAACAGTCAGGGCAGGAAATTCGCATGTTTTCCAGCACATGGGCGACCGCGACCATCGGTGGCTTTATCGCCGGTGGATCGGGCGGCGTGGGCTCGTGCACATGGGGATCCTTGCGCGATCTGGGCAACATCATCCGCCTGCGCGTGGTCACGATGGAGGAAGAGCCGCGCGTCCTTGAGTTCCGCGGCGAGGAACTGGCCCGCGTCAGTCACGCCTATGGCACCAACGGGATCATCACCGAAATCGAAATGCCGCTGGCCCCCGCTTATGACTGGGTCGAGATGTTCGTGAAGACCACCGACTTCATGGCTGCCGCGCGTTTTGCCGAGGATCTGGCGAATGAGGACGGCATCCTGATCAAGCTGGCCACCGTGTTCGAAGCGCCGATCGCCAAGGACTATTTCCAGCGCGTCGCGCGCCATGTGGAGGCGACCGACAACCTGATCGGCCTGATGGTCGCGCCCCATTCCATGGACGGGTTCGAGACGTTTCTGGGCCGCAGGCCGGAGATGGACCTGATTTACCGCAGCGATGATCACACCTGGGACCGTGCGCCCGGCATGGTCTTTGAGTATGGCTGGAACCACACGACGCTACGCGCGCTCAAGGTCGATCCGTCGATCACCTATTTGCAAGTGCGCTATGGCTACCCCCAACATCTCGCCCTGATCGAGAAGATGCGCGATGCCTTGTCACCAGAGGTGTTGCAACACCTTGAAGTGTTGAAGGAGGGCGGCAAGGTCATGTTTGCGGGGTTGTCCCTTGTCAAGTTCACCACCGAAGAGCGGCTGGACGAGATCGTGAAGATGCACGAGGACGCAGGCGCGATGATCTTCAACCCGCACCGCTACACGTTGGAGGAAGGCGGGCGGCAGACCGTGGATGACCGGCAATTGCGATTCAAGCAGGAGGCGGACCCCAAGGGCTTGCTGAACCCCGGCAAGATGATCGCATGGGATGATCCCGATTTCGATTTCGCCAAGATGTATGCCTATCCCAAGATGCAGATCGCCGAATGA
- a CDS encoding DUF1489 domain-containing protein yields the protein MDKFINLIKLSVGSDSYDDLVAWQQTKRAQTADGYPRHVTRMWPKREAEILNGGSIFWVVKGVLTCRQRIIRLDEVIGSDGIRRCAIVSDPELVRVQSALKRPFQGWRYLKPEDTPPDLPKGRDREEPLPVELNRALAEIGVL from the coding sequence GTGGATAAGTTTATCAACCTGATCAAACTGTCAGTGGGCAGCGACAGCTATGACGATCTCGTCGCATGGCAGCAGACCAAGCGTGCCCAAACCGCAGATGGTTATCCCCGACATGTGACGCGCATGTGGCCCAAACGCGAAGCCGAGATCCTGAACGGCGGATCGATCTTTTGGGTTGTCAAAGGTGTTCTGACCTGTCGCCAGCGGATCATCCGCCTGGATGAGGTGATCGGCAGTGACGGCATCCGCCGCTGCGCCATCGTGTCGGATCCAGAGCTTGTCCGTGTTCAGTCGGCCTTGAAACGCCCGTTTCAGGGCTGGCGGTATCTGAAACCCGAAGACACGCCGCCGGACCTGCCCAAGGGGCGCGACCGCGAAGAACCGCTGCCTGTCGAACTGAACCGCGCGCTTGCCGAGATCGGGGTTCTTTAA
- a CDS encoding adenosylcobalamin-dependent ribonucleoside-diphosphate reductase → MTRFAAPIAEQIWDMKYRFKEADGTPIDATVEDSWRRIARDLAKVEQDPAQWEDTFYEALEDFKFLPAGRITAGAGTARSVTLFNCFVMGTIPDSMAGIFDMLKEAALTMQQGGGIGYDFSTIRPKGAGVKGVAADASGPLSFMDVWDAMCRTIMSAGSRRGAMMATMRCDHPDIEDFITAKSDAARLRMFNVSVLVTDAFMEAVKADGSWDLVFDGTVYKSVQARDLWNGIMKSTFDYAEPGVIFIDRINAANNLNYCETIAATNPCGEQPLPPYGACLLGSINLARLVSDPFEETAELNEAALADLVTTAVRMMDNVVDASRFPLEEQAREAAAKRRIGLGVTGLADALLMLGLRYGSDEAAHRTETWLKAIARASYLASVDLAKEKGAFPLFDADGYLASGTMQAMDADVRDAIAEHGIRNALLTSIAPTGTISLYAGNVSSGIEPVFAYAYTRKVLQKDGTRTEEEVVDYAVQMWRDTFGDAELPDYFVNAQTLTPSDHVKMQAAAQKWVDSSISKTINCPEDISFDDFKDVYMQAWDTGCKGCTTYRPNAVTGSVLTVAEEKPKDAPVLANDDAEPLQPHGDVIYMAEPLDRPNALEGNTYKVKWPDSEHALYITINDLVIGGHRRPFEVFINSKNMEHFAWTVALTRMISAVFRRGGDVSFVVEELKAVFDPRGGAWMQGKYIPSILAAIGGVIEKHMIATGFIEGEGMGLKSDPQAEVVGLGAPRGKACSSCGSYEMRMIEGCMTCASCGFSKCG, encoded by the coding sequence ATGACACGTTTCGCAGCGCCGATTGCCGAACAGATTTGGGATATGAAGTACCGTTTCAAAGAGGCGGACGGCACCCCCATCGACGCAACGGTCGAAGATAGCTGGCGGCGCATCGCGCGCGATCTGGCGAAAGTCGAACAAGACCCAGCGCAGTGGGAAGACACGTTTTACGAGGCGCTTGAGGACTTCAAGTTCCTGCCAGCGGGCCGGATTACCGCCGGGGCCGGGACTGCGCGGTCGGTGACTTTGTTCAACTGCTTTGTCATGGGCACGATCCCGGACAGCATGGCAGGCATTTTTGACATGTTGAAAGAGGCTGCGCTGACCATGCAGCAAGGCGGCGGCATCGGCTATGATTTCTCTACGATCCGGCCCAAGGGGGCTGGGGTCAAAGGGGTGGCTGCGGACGCATCGGGGCCTTTGTCCTTTATGGATGTCTGGGATGCGATGTGCCGCACGATCATGTCCGCTGGCAGCCGTCGGGGCGCGATGATGGCGACGATGCGCTGCGATCACCCGGATATCGAGGATTTCATCACCGCAAAATCCGATGCCGCCCGCCTGCGCATGTTCAATGTGTCTGTATTGGTGACGGACGCCTTTATGGAAGCGGTCAAGGCCGACGGGTCCTGGGACCTCGTGTTTGATGGCACGGTTTATAAATCCGTGCAGGCGCGTGACTTGTGGAACGGCATAATGAAGTCGACGTTTGACTACGCGGAACCCGGCGTGATCTTCATTGACCGCATCAACGCCGCGAACAACCTGAACTATTGCGAGACCATTGCCGCCACCAATCCGTGCGGTGAACAGCCGCTGCCACCCTATGGGGCATGCCTGTTGGGGTCGATCAACCTGGCCCGTCTGGTCAGCGACCCGTTCGAAGAAACGGCCGAATTGAACGAAGCCGCCTTGGCCGATCTGGTCACGACGGCCGTACGCATGATGGACAATGTCGTAGATGCCTCTCGCTTCCCGCTTGAGGAACAAGCGCGGGAAGCGGCCGCCAAGCGCCGCATTGGCCTTGGCGTGACCGGTCTGGCCGATGCGCTCTTGATGCTGGGCCTGCGCTATGGCTCGGACGAGGCGGCGCACCGGACGGAAACGTGGTTGAAGGCGATTGCCCGCGCCTCCTATCTGGCCTCGGTCGACCTCGCGAAAGAAAAAGGGGCCTTTCCGCTTTTTGACGCCGACGGCTATCTGGCCAGTGGCACAATGCAGGCCATGGATGCGGACGTGCGGGACGCCATCGCGGAACATGGTATCCGCAACGCGCTGCTGACGTCCATCGCACCCACGGGCACCATCAGCCTTTATGCCGGGAACGTGTCGTCGGGGATCGAACCGGTGTTCGCCTATGCCTACACCCGCAAGGTCTTGCAGAAGGACGGCACCCGGACCGAAGAGGAAGTCGTGGATTACGCCGTGCAGATGTGGCGCGACACGTTCGGGGATGCCGAATTGCCCGACTATTTCGTCAATGCCCAGACGTTGACCCCGTCTGATCACGTGAAGATGCAGGCAGCCGCGCAAAAATGGGTGGATTCGTCCATCTCCAAGACGATCAATTGCCCAGAAGACATCAGCTTTGATGACTTCAAGGACGTCTACATGCAAGCGTGGGATACTGGCTGCAAAGGGTGCACGACCTATCGGCCCAACGCGGTCACCGGGTCGGTACTGACCGTGGCAGAGGAGAAGCCGAAAGACGCACCCGTCCTCGCCAACGACGACGCCGAACCGCTGCAACCCCATGGTGACGTCATCTATATGGCCGAGCCACTCGATCGGCCCAACGCGCTGGAGGGCAACACTTACAAGGTCAAGTGGCCCGACAGTGAACATGCGCTTTACATCACAATCAACGATCTGGTCATCGGCGGCCACCGTCGTCCGTTCGAGGTGTTCATCAACTCAAAGAACATGGAACATTTCGCGTGGACCGTGGCGCTGACGCGCATGATCTCTGCCGTGTTCCGCCGGGGTGGGGATGTGTCCTTTGTGGTCGAAGAGCTGAAGGCGGTGTTTGACCCGCGCGGTGGTGCGTGGATGCAGGGCAAGTACATCCCGTCGATCCTTGCCGCCATCGGGGGTGTCATTGAAAAGCACATGATCGCCACCGGGTTCATCGAAGGTGAAGGCATGGGCCTCAAATCCGATCCGCAGGCCGAAGTTGTGGGCCTGGGCGCGCCACGAGGCAAAGCCTGCTCAAGCTGCGGCAGCTACGAAATGCGCATGATCGAAGGTTGCATGACGTGCGCGTCGTGCGGTTTTTCCAAATGCGGCTAG
- a CDS encoding cytosine deaminase, with product MDFRALPSGPITLANVTVPACLVGQEGDLILTDLHVAEGRLTDIPGARVDMARAMVLPCFTDMHVHLDKGHIWPRAANPDGSFPGALTTVRADHANWSAKDLHARMEFGLACAYAHGTRAVRTHLDSIPPQPQITWPVFAALRDEWAGRVDVQGVCLIGCDHFSEDGDFRVTADLVAEHGGVLGMVTYPVPDLRDRLEGFFRLAAARGLNVDFHVDETMDASSETLRLIAEVAMQTGFDGRIVVGHCCSLSTQNEARAMDTLDLVARAGIHVVSLPMCNLYLQDRHAHRTPRGRGVTLVHEMKARGIPISFASDNTRDPFYAYGDLDMLEVMRQATRIAHLDHSSTDWVTSFTTQPTDTCGFDAQGLSPGDPADLVIFKAREWTELYARPQSDRIVLRNGTAIDRTLPDYATLDHLWETS from the coding sequence ATGGACTTTCGCGCCCTGCCCAGCGGACCCATAACCCTTGCAAATGTCACCGTGCCTGCCTGCCTTGTCGGGCAGGAGGGCGATCTGATCCTTACAGACCTGCATGTCGCCGAGGGACGGTTGACAGACATACCGGGCGCCCGCGTCGACATGGCCCGCGCCATGGTCCTGCCCTGTTTCACTGACATGCATGTACATCTGGACAAGGGGCACATCTGGCCCCGTGCCGCCAACCCCGACGGGTCTTTCCCCGGGGCCCTTACCACGGTGCGCGCCGATCATGCCAACTGGTCCGCGAAGGATCTGCACGCGCGGATGGAGTTCGGCCTGGCCTGCGCCTATGCCCATGGCACCCGCGCCGTGCGCACGCATCTGGACAGCATTCCGCCGCAGCCACAGATCACGTGGCCCGTTTTTGCCGCGTTGCGGGACGAGTGGGCAGGACGCGTCGACGTGCAGGGGGTTTGCCTGATCGGGTGCGACCACTTCTCGGAAGATGGTGATTTCCGTGTGACCGCCGATCTGGTGGCAGAGCATGGCGGCGTGCTGGGCATGGTCACCTACCCGGTGCCGGACCTGCGCGACCGGCTCGAAGGGTTTTTTCGGCTTGCCGCTGCGCGTGGTCTGAACGTCGATTTCCACGTGGACGAGACGATGGACGCGTCATCGGAAACCCTGCGTCTGATCGCAGAAGTTGCGATGCAAACCGGCTTTGACGGCCGGATCGTCGTAGGCCATTGCTGTTCGCTGTCCACCCAAAATGAGGCGCGCGCCATGGACACGCTGGATCTGGTGGCACGCGCAGGCATCCATGTGGTCAGCCTGCCGATGTGCAATCTTTACCTGCAAGACCGCCACGCGCACCGCACTCCACGGGGACGCGGTGTCACGCTGGTGCACGAGATGAAGGCACGCGGCATCCCCATTTCCTTTGCGTCTGACAACACGCGCGATCCGTTCTATGCCTATGGCGATCTTGATATGCTCGAAGTCATGCGGCAGGCGACGCGCATCGCGCATCTGGATCATTCAAGCACCGATTGGGTCACCTCCTTTACCACACAGCCGACCGACACGTGCGGGTTTGACGCACAGGGGTTGAGCCCCGGCGACCCTGCCGATCTGGTGATCTTCAAGGCCCGTGAATGGACCGAACTTTATGCCCGACCCCAATCTGACCGCATCGTACTGCGGAATGGCACCGCCATCGACCGCACGTTGCCCGACTATGCAACCCTCGACCACCTGTGGGAGACATCATGA
- a CDS encoding NAD(P)H-dependent oxidoreductase encodes MTRAPTVPAEPQHALVLAAHPVPDSFNAALHAQVVQSLRGRGWTVDDCDLYAEGFDPVMSEADRRGYHDVPGNTGPVQNYVDRLRAADALIMVFPVWNFGYPAILKGFLDRVFLPGVSFRLDDGKVVPNLTRIRRLAAVTTYGGTRLRAMLCGDPPRKCVTRAVWHVCRPRTTKYLALYDMNRASDAKRRQFLAHVGDQLRTF; translated from the coding sequence ATGACACGCGCGCCGACCGTCCCGGCAGAGCCGCAGCACGCGCTTGTCCTTGCCGCGCACCCAGTGCCGGACAGCTTCAACGCGGCCCTGCATGCGCAGGTGGTTCAGTCATTGCGTGGCCGCGGTTGGACAGTGGATGATTGCGATCTTTATGCCGAAGGGTTTGATCCGGTGATGTCCGAAGCCGACAGGCGCGGGTATCACGACGTGCCGGGCAATACCGGCCCGGTTCAGAACTATGTCGACCGTCTGCGCGCCGCCGACGCGTTGATCATGGTCTTTCCCGTTTGGAACTTCGGCTATCCTGCGATCCTGAAAGGGTTTCTGGACCGGGTGTTTTTGCCAGGCGTGTCGTTCCGGTTGGACGATGGCAAGGTCGTTCCGAACCTGACACGTATCCGGCGTCTTGCGGCGGTGACCACCTATGGCGGCACGCGTCTGCGGGCGATGCTGTGCGGTGATCCGCCTCGTAAATGCGTGACGCGCGCCGTCTGGCATGTGTGCCGCCCGCGCACCACCAAATACCTTGCCCTATACGACATGAACCGGGCCAGCGATGCAAAACGCCGTCAATTCCTGGCCCATGTCGGAGATCAACTAAGGACCTTCTGA
- a CDS encoding phosphatase PAP2 family protein — MSSQATGTAMTAMTAMTAMTAMTAMSGSTAMTAMTAMSGNAAAAGNYDATTAAGLLFARDGIVGQWAGATLNPTERSLNEPANLEDWSQMVRTMVVLQDLLTNSGVAFGTEGCTPEVSFYHFSRSSDTTAMADTFKIKAQRLAAFTRPGHDQFVAQLELVRDYADLRADRLPEILSQAGYPVPYMTAIADLHPGRKQFTHELLGITQVFATHIVLATKQALACHRPDAFSPQVQPVIPTPGHGTLPSGHATEAFAMAVVLSRLIEIERGQGAPDDLYVDQLMRQAARIAINRTVAGVHFPADSMAGAMLGLVIGQYLVARATGAGCLYPVQFDGTKVVTSPEAEDGPSVTVDFKTENYLREHADPLVRAPEHDGIVTNMDSPIPASPMLVSAPLKFLWDKSVLEWKKR, encoded by the coding sequence ATGTCAAGCCAAGCTACCGGGACCGCCATGACAGCAATGACGGCCATGACCGCCATGACAGCGATGACGGCAATGAGTGGTTCGACCGCCATGACTGCGATGACGGCAATGTCAGGCAACGCCGCTGCGGCGGGCAACTATGACGCGACCACCGCCGCCGGCCTGTTGTTCGCACGGGATGGCATTGTCGGTCAGTGGGCCGGTGCCACGCTGAACCCGACCGAGCGGAGCCTGAATGAACCGGCAAATCTGGAAGACTGGTCGCAAATGGTGCGCACGATGGTCGTGCTCCAGGATCTGTTGACGAACAGCGGTGTGGCGTTCGGCACCGAAGGCTGCACGCCCGAGGTGTCGTTTTACCACTTCAGCCGCTCATCCGATACAACTGCGATGGCAGACACGTTCAAGATCAAGGCCCAGCGATTGGCGGCCTTCACACGTCCTGGGCACGATCAATTCGTTGCGCAACTCGAACTGGTCAGAGACTACGCCGACCTCAGAGCGGATCGGTTGCCGGAAATCCTGTCTCAGGCGGGATATCCAGTGCCTTACATGACTGCGATTGCAGATCTTCACCCGGGCCGCAAACAATTCACACACGAGCTTCTGGGCATCACACAGGTCTTTGCGACCCACATCGTGCTCGCAACAAAGCAAGCCTTGGCTTGCCATCGCCCAGATGCTTTTTCGCCTCAGGTGCAGCCCGTGATACCCACGCCCGGTCATGGCACATTGCCCAGCGGACATGCGACCGAAGCCTTCGCCATGGCCGTTGTCCTGTCCCGGTTGATCGAGATCGAACGGGGCCAGGGCGCCCCAGACGACCTGTATGTCGATCAACTGATGCGACAAGCCGCCCGCATCGCGATCAACAGAACAGTGGCCGGCGTACACTTTCCAGCTGACTCGATGGCTGGCGCGATGCTTGGGCTGGTGATCGGTCAATATCTGGTGGCCCGCGCAACCGGAGCGGGATGTCTGTATCCCGTCCAGTTTGACGGCACAAAGGTGGTGACGTCACCGGAAGCCGAAGACGGCCCGTCCGTGACTGTTGATTTCAAAACGGAAAACTACCTGCGTGAACATGCTGATCCGTTGGTACGTGCACCTGAACACGACGGCATTGTCACCAATATGGACAGCCCGATACCGGCTTCGCCGATGCTGGTGAGCGCGCCATTGAAGTTCTTGTGGGACAAATCCGTTCTTGAATGGAAGAAACGGTAA
- a CDS encoding NAD(P)H-dependent oxidoreductase, with translation MRALIVFCHPKEDSFNAAVLSTVTTQLDKAGVEYRLRDLYRSNFMPVLTAHELDCYLDETCNADPVAQDVADVQWADALIFVYPTWWYGLPAMLKGWLDRVLLPGVAFIMPQGDGDNIRPGLTHIKRLGVFTTCGASWWLTTLIGSPGRKMLTRGVRAICAKRCRTVFAAHYLMDSSTDASRARYLRQVAARMERLTA, from the coding sequence ATGCGTGCGCTTATTGTTTTTTGCCACCCGAAAGAGGACAGTTTCAACGCCGCCGTGCTGAGCACGGTCACAACCCAGCTGGACAAGGCAGGCGTCGAATATCGCCTGCGGGACCTTTACCGGTCGAATTTCATGCCCGTGCTGACGGCGCATGAATTGGACTGTTATCTTGACGAGACCTGCAATGCCGATCCTGTCGCGCAGGACGTGGCAGACGTGCAATGGGCGGATGCGCTGATCTTTGTCTATCCGACATGGTGGTACGGGTTGCCCGCGATGCTCAAGGGGTGGCTGGACCGAGTGTTGTTGCCCGGCGTGGCCTTTATCATGCCGCAGGGTGACGGCGACAACATTCGCCCGGGCCTGACCCACATCAAACGACTGGGGGTGTTCACCACCTGCGGCGCGTCCTGGTGGTTGACCACGCTGATCGGGTCGCCGGGCCGCAAGATGCTGACGCGCGGCGTGCGGGCCATTTGCGCCAAACGCTGCCGCACTGTCTTTGCAGCGCATTACCTCATGGACAGCTCGACAGATGCGTCCCGTGCACGCTATCTCAGACAGGTGGCGGCACGGATGGAGAGGCTGACGGCATGA
- a CDS encoding ABC transporter permease, which translates to MSVTGLDQPATATVDAEEARRARARRIEKTARWLLPLLVMALMIWIWDRIVVWNEIPHFILPSPARVWGSLTGDWAILWDSALLTGRITLMALVIAVVGGAGLAILFNQNRMLELSLYPYAVILQVTPVVAIAPLIFIYVESKTVGMLLCAWLVAFFPVLSSTTLGLNSVDHNLRDLFRIYGATRWQRLWMLQLPSALPYFLGGLKIAGGLSLIGAVVAELVAGTGGVGTGLAFRIQEAGYRLNIARMFAALAIVAAMGVFIFAALSLLSHMLLRKWHESAIKREY; encoded by the coding sequence ATGAGCGTGACAGGCCTGGACCAACCGGCCACCGCAACGGTCGACGCGGAAGAGGCACGCCGTGCCCGTGCCCGCCGCATTGAAAAGACCGCGCGCTGGCTGCTGCCCTTGCTGGTCATGGCGCTGATGATCTGGATCTGGGACCGCATCGTGGTCTGGAACGAGATCCCGCATTTCATCCTGCCCAGCCCTGCCCGTGTCTGGGGCAGCCTGACAGGGGATTGGGCGATCCTGTGGGACAGCGCGCTGTTGACAGGTCGCATCACGCTGATGGCGTTGGTCATTGCCGTTGTCGGCGGCGCGGGCCTTGCCATCCTGTTCAATCAGAACCGCATGTTGGAACTGTCGCTGTATCCCTACGCCGTGATCCTGCAAGTGACACCCGTGGTCGCGATTGCGCCGCTGATCTTTATCTATGTGGAAAGCAAGACGGTCGGCATGTTGTTGTGCGCCTGGCTTGTGGCGTTCTTTCCGGTGCTCAGTTCCACGACTTTGGGCCTGAATTCGGTTGATCACAACCTGCGCGACCTGTTCCGCATTTACGGGGCAACCCGGTGGCAGCGGTTGTGGATGCTGCAATTGCCATCGGCCCTGCCCTATTTCCTGGGCGGGTTGAAGATTGCCGGTGGTCTGTCGCTGATCGGGGCCGTGGTGGCCGAATTGGTGGCGGGCACGGGCGGTGTGGGCACGGGCCTTGCCTTTCGCATTCAGGAAGCGGGATATCGGTTGAACATCGCCCGCATGTTTGCCGCGTTGGCCATTGTGGCCGCCATGGGCGTGTTCATCTTTGCCGCCCTGTCGTTGCTGTCCCATATGCTGCTGCGCAAGTGGCACGAGAGCGCCATCAAACGGGAGTATTAA
- a CDS encoding 2-oxoglutarate and iron-dependent oxygenase domain-containing protein, which produces MIPVLDWTEVRNDRPAFTAKLGQAVRETGFFLLSNADVPADLRSDVLRLADQFFDQPRAEKAKLSILDTPHFRGWGKPGDESLDETRPEVDTKETFNIGYDLAPDDPRVLANEPFRGVNRWPEIAGFSATMLAYYDACQAQASALLSIMADDLGLHVDHFSDLFTEPLSAMRLLHYPPATGAENEIGAGAHTDYGAITLLMTDGEPGLQVRPRGGDWIDVPHVPGAYVVNIGDCLMRWTNDIYVSTPHRVLPPKRQRRSVAFFCEANPDALVAALPGTGPAKYPPIRAADYLASRLAATYAPKDTE; this is translated from the coding sequence ATGATACCCGTTCTGGACTGGACAGAGGTGCGCAACGACCGCCCCGCCTTTACGGCCAAGCTGGGCCAGGCGGTACGCGAAACCGGTTTCTTCCTGCTGTCCAATGCCGATGTCCCTGCTGATTTGCGGTCAGACGTTCTGCGGCTGGCTGATCAGTTCTTTGACCAGCCCCGCGCGGAAAAGGCCAAACTGTCGATCCTCGACACCCCGCATTTTCGCGGATGGGGCAAACCGGGCGACGAGTCGCTGGATGAAACGCGGCCTGAGGTGGATACGAAGGAAACCTTTAACATCGGGTACGATCTGGCCCCTGACGATCCGCGCGTCCTTGCCAACGAACCCTTTCGTGGCGTGAACCGCTGGCCCGAGATCGCGGGCTTCAGTGCCACGATGCTGGCCTATTACGATGCGTGCCAAGCGCAGGCCTCTGCCCTGCTGAGCATAATGGCAGATGACCTGGGCCTGCATGTCGATCACTTTTCCGACCTGTTTACCGAACCGCTGTCCGCCATGCGCCTTTTGCATTACCCACCCGCGACAGGGGCGGAGAACGAGATCGGGGCCGGGGCGCATACGGATTACGGTGCGATCACATTGCTGATGACCGACGGTGAACCTGGCCTTCAGGTGCGCCCGCGCGGAGGCGACTGGATTGATGTGCCGCATGTGCCCGGCGCCTATGTCGTCAATATCGGAGACTGCCTGATGCGGTGGACAAACGACATCTATGTGTCGACCCCGCACCGTGTTCTGCCCCCCAAACGCCAACGCCGATCCGTCGCGTTTTTCTGCGAAGCCAATCCCGATGCGCTGGTCGCCGCCCTGCCCGGCACGGGCCCGGCCAAGTACCCGCCGATCCGCGCCGCCGACTACCTGGCCTCGCGGCTCGCGGCCACCTATGCCCCGAAGGATACCGAATGA
- a CDS encoding creatininase family protein yields the protein MSARDWADLRMPEFENLNPDRTIVILPTAAIEQHGPHLPVGTDTLIAEGMLDALRAACPADLDLLILPVQAVGKSNEHLWAAGTCTLTAETALRAWTEIGISVARAGLKKLMIINSHGGNLDLISILSRELRVQAGMLAVKAQWGSFGAPEGLFSDQENRFGIHGGDSETSLMLAFRPDTVDMDAARNFRSSAETSAISPIGPISYGWIASDLSGSGVVGEAHLATAEKGHALAAHQAAGCVALARQMVETPVPAAPAVRPVIHPPSHSS from the coding sequence ATGAGCGCACGCGATTGGGCCGACCTGAGGATGCCCGAGTTCGAGAATTTGAACCCTGACCGGACAATTGTGATCCTGCCCACGGCCGCCATCGAACAGCACGGGCCGCATCTGCCGGTTGGCACGGACACGCTGATTGCCGAGGGGATGCTGGACGCGCTGCGCGCCGCATGCCCCGCTGATCTGGATCTGCTGATCCTGCCCGTGCAGGCCGTCGGCAAGTCCAACGAACATCTGTGGGCCGCCGGGACCTGCACCTTGACCGCCGAAACCGCCCTGCGGGCCTGGACCGAAATTGGCATTTCCGTCGCCCGCGCAGGTCTGAAAAAGCTGATGATCATCAACTCGCATGGCGGCAACCTGGATCTGATTTCCATTCTCAGCCGCGAGTTGCGGGTGCAGGCCGGGATGCTTGCCGTCAAGGCGCAGTGGGGATCGTTTGGGGCGCCGGAGGGCCTGTTCAGCGATCAGGAAAACCGGTTTGGCATCCATGGCGGCGACAGCGAAACCTCCCTCATGCTCGCCTTCCGCCCTGACACCGTGGACATGGATGCTGCGCGTAATTTTCGATCCAGCGCGGAAACATCTGCCATTTCGCCGATCGGGCCGATTTCCTATGGCTGGATCGCGTCCGATCTGTCCGGCAGCGGTGTCGTGGGCGAAGCGCATCTTGCAACGGCCGAAAAAGGTCATGCGCTGGCCGCGCATCAGGCGGCGGGATGTGTGGCGCTGGCCCGCCAAATGGTAGAGACGCCTGTGCCTGCAGCACCGGCCGTGCGGCCCGTGATACATCCACCCTCGCATTCGTCTTGA